The Pongo pygmaeus isolate AG05252 chromosome 20, NHGRI_mPonPyg2-v2.0_pri, whole genome shotgun sequence sequence gagaggagtgcctgggggcctggactcctaggtctgagggaggagggactgGGGACCTGGACTCCCGggtgtgagggaggaggggctggggatctggactcctgggtctgaaggAGGACGGACtaggggtctggactcctgggtgtgagggaggaggggctagGGGTCTGGACTTCTGGGTCTGAAGGAGGAGggactgggggcctggactcctgggtctgagggaggagaggctgggggcctggactcctgggtctgagggaggagagcctgggggcctggactcctgggtctgagggaggaggggctgggggcctggactcctgggtctgagggaggaggggctgggggcctggactcctgggtctgagggaggagggactgggggcgtggactcctgggtctgagggaggaggggctgaggggctggggTCCTGGACCCTCCATCTGAGGTAGGAGGGGCTGGAGGCCTGGACCCGAAGGTCTGAGGAAGAAAGGGGGTCCCTGATAGGCCTTTGGGGCCGTTGAGACttggggtggggcccaggcctCCATTTAGCAaggccttcccctccccacccttttCTGGGCTGGCTGCTTAAGGGCTGGTATAAAGGACTTGTTTCCTGCTGAAAAAGCAGAAAGAGATTACCAGCCACAGACAGGTCATGAGCCCGGTGTTACTGCTGGCCCTCCTGGGGGTCACCTTCCCACTGCCAGGTGAGTGATGACCTCAGCCTGGAGGGGATTCCCTGGAGGCCGGGCAAGCGAACCCTGCTGAGATGGATTTGCTCTTGCCACTCCAGGAGTGCAGGCGCTGTTCTGCCAGTGGGGGACAATTCAGAATGTGTGGAATGTGTCCGACCTGCCCCTGCAATGGACCCCTAAGAACACCAGCTGCGACAGCGGCTTGGGGTGCCAGGACACGTTGATACTCATTGAGAGCGGTGAGAAGGCCCGGGGGTGCAGAGACCCCgccctgtcccctcagtcccttGATCCCTGTGCAGGGACTCGGGAGCCACCCCTCCGGGGTGAGCGACTCCTAGGGTCCCGGTGATCCCCTTTCCAGCCTCTCAGCCTACGCCATGTAGCAGCGTCTCCCTCCAGGACCCTGGAGGCCTGACCTCCATCCTCGCTTGCCTCCCTCTCTCGGTCCAGGACCCCAAGTGAGCGTGGTGCTCTCCAAGGGCTGCACGAAGGCCAAGGACCAGGAGCCCCGCGTCACTGAGCACCGGATGGGCCCCGGCCTCTCCGTGATCTCCTACACCTTCGTGTGCCGCCAGAAGGACTTCTGTAACAACCTCGTTACCTCCGCCCCGCTTTGGGCCCCGCAGCCCCCAGCAGGTGCCTGCGGGAGGGtcgggaggagagggaggggctgCCAGGAGGGGTTCGGCTGAGCACAGCGGGGCTGTTATGGAGTCCCTCCCGCCCTCGCTCGCTATCCCGACCCTCGCTCGCTCCATCCTTCCCCTGATGCTCCCTGGCCGCCCCGCCCCCCTCCCTTTCCATCCCTCCCCGCTCACTCCCGATCCCTCCCACCGACCTCGGCCACCCGGGAATCCCCGCACCCCTCCTCTTCTAAGAGCAAACAGGACGGATTTCTGATATGAAATCACCATTAATTGGGTCATcctgcattctttttttattctgttgCGTTTGGTTCAAGAAGTTCTCCTGCAGGGTTTTTGCTATTTCCTCTTCCTAAGGGAGACTGAACTGTAACTTTCCACTTTCCTTGTCTGGTGTTATAAAGAGTCTAGGGAGCTGTTTTGCGCTTCTTTTATTGGAACAGCTTGTGAACACAGAAGTCTCCTGTTCTGGGAGGTTTAGTAGCACTTGCAGGTGAAGGCACTGGCTCGTTCCAGGGCACCCCCTCGTTCCAGGGCACCCCCTCGTTCCCTTGACCAGTGAGTCTGCTTCTGTGTCTCCCCTCGGAAGGCCAGACTTTGTTGAAAGGTTCAGACTTGACCATGTCTGAGTCTACATTTGCCCTCAGCAGGCCCCTCCTCCACcctgcccaccccccacccccacccccacttgcCCCCCAAGACacccccttttattttttttttgagaaagagtctcgctgtgtcaaccaggctggagtgcagtggcacaatgtccgctcacagcaacctccgactcccgggttcaagcgattctcctgtgtcagcctcccacgCACCTGGGACTagaggagcctgccaccatgcccagctaatttttgtgtttttagtagagacagggtttcactatgttggccaggctggccttgaaatcctgacctcgtgatctgcctgcctcggcctcccaaagtgctgggattacaggtgtgagccaccacacccagccaagaccaCTTTCTGTACCCAGCCCTGGGTGCCTCTACCCAGACCTCCTGTtcactctcccttcctctttcatGGGTTACACTTCTTTATTTTCCCACATCCAGATCCCATGGTGGGAGCTGCAGAAGGCCCCTTTGGGAAGGCTGAGTAGGTTGACTCCTCAGGCTAGCAAAAGTGGGGTGCAGAAAAGGTATCTGATCAAATCCAGTGCCCTCTCACTGCCCCCTCACTCTGTCTGTCACTTCCCTAGACCCAGGATCCTTGAAGTGCCCAGTCTGCTTGTCTATGAAAGGCTGTCTGGTGGGGAAAACAGAAGAGATCTGCCCCAAGGGGACCACACACTGTTATAACGGCCTCCTCAGGCTCAGGGGAGGTAAGCCTGGGACATCGGGGTCCCTGCGGGGACTGAACTGGAAGGTCTGGGGACTCAGGTCTTAGTCTTTGGGGAGTGAGGGTGAGCTGAGGCACGGCATGAGACCCAGAGGAGGGTGGGCCTGGCTTCCTGGAGCTATGCCTACCTCTGACGGTTGGGTGGTCTTTGAGGCAGCATCACTGACTCTCCCTCACTCCCCCTTTCTGCAGGAGGCATCTTCTCCAATCTGAGAGTCCAGGGATGCATGCCCCAGCCAGATTGCAACCTGCTCAATGGAACGCAGGAAATTGGGCCCGTGGGTATGACTGAGAACTGCAATACAAAAGGTGAGTCCTGCCCCTAGGATGTGCCCTGCACCACAGCCTCGGGGCACGATGACACATGGGGCATCCAGAGCCATCACACCAAAGCCAGCAGGAGAAAGGTCAAGGGTGCACGGTGGGTTAGTTGGCATGTGGCTTTAGGCAACAGTGAGTGCTGGGGCCCCTGCTGGCTCTCAAGCTGCTGAGAGTGACTGGTTGCTTCAATTTCTGTGTCTCCACACCCCTGGCCTTGGGTAACCCTAGGTCTCCCACTTCCCTAGGCCACCGTAGCCTCTCTACCACCCTCACCAGCCCCCACCCCGCCCATGGAGCTGGAGTGCCCCAGCAGCCTTGCCTGCACAGGAGAGAACATCAGAGAGAAAATCAAGGGCACTTCAGGTGTGACAGAGAAAGCAAGAGTTAAAGGAGGACACTGAGAGGGTCCCCACTTACCCATTTAGGTGCTGCCATGGAAGAAAGTGCCAGGGAATGTCTCCATAAGGGCTCCAAAGCAACAGGAAGctgtggtggggaggtgggggtctTATAGGAATCCCAGCTTCCCTCCTAGGAGCAAAGTCTTCCCtgcccgtgcctcagtttccttgtctgccCACATCACGCTAACCCTTAGTGCTTAGAAGAGAGAGTTGTGTGAGTTCTGCACACATTCCTCTGTGTATTTGGCTGTTTCTCCCTAGCTAGGCTGGGAGCCCAAGGCCAGGGGCTTGGTATCACTGGCACCATGGTTTCCAGCCTTGGGTAGCTCAGGAACCGGCTCAGGAAGGGTATCAGGAGGTGTTTGCTCAAGTGAGGACATGCAGGGCTCACTTGAGCAAAGCTCCCTCATGAGTCAGACCCTGTTTCTACCTGAAGGGCCTCCAGGACTAGGAGGGAGAGGATGGTCACAGCTTGAGGTGATCAGGGCTGTGGCAAACGGGGATGTGGGGCCTGGGGCAGCTCGGAGGAGGAAGATACTGATGTTGTTGGGGTAGAGAGTCAAGGAGGGCTTTACAGAGGAGGTGGCCTGTGAACTGTGTGTTAAAGATGACCTACAGCTTATTGGTAGAAGAGGAAGAGGACATTGGtggcagagggaacagtatgTAGCAGCTGCATAGGCCTGGAGGTGGGAGTGAGCCTGCTGTTTTCAAGAAGAGTCCTTCACTCCACCTGAGAAGGACTCATCAAGATGAGGGGGTACAGCTGGGATTGGGGGTGATTAGAAGTTTTCCAGGTGGACAAGGTGGGTGTGGGGTCGAAGAGGGAGCTGCTCCAAGCCAAAGGCACAGCAGGtgtgaggctgaggaggaaatGAACTGGCATGCCTTCAGAATGAATACTGGTGGGGGAGGAAGAGCTAAGTGGGGAACCTGGTGGTCGCTCAAGTACCTGAAAACCCAGGCTGAGGGGTGGACCCTCTCCTGAAGGCAGGGGAGCCGTGGAAGATTGTGGAGCAGGGAGGGCAGGGTCTGAGCCATTTATCTTTCCTTTCGACTGATGCTGGTGTTAAGGATCTGGCCCTGGTCTCTGGGACCAGATGACACCGATAATCCAGAAGATATTGCAGAAACAAATCAGACGCAACACTTGCCACACACACAGCCCACCATAAGCACAGCAGACACCAATGCATCACACCATGCCACATACATACCACACatcacatacaacacacacactcccccATACCCCTGACATACCACATATGGAACACAAATCACACACAGAGCACACAATATGcacaacacacacaaatgcatCACACAACTGCACAATTACTACGTGTACGTGTAGTGTGTATGCCACGTACACACTACACATCAGGCACCACACACACTCTCCCTCTCAACATATCGGACATGCaatacataccacacacaacacacaatacacacaacaCTTCTGGcatgccacacacaccacatgcaagCAAAACACAGATACACAGAACACACACCACgccaaacacacaaaacaaacacatacCACATATATCACACACAGTATGTCTACACATGCACGCACCACACAAACATACCAtgaacacaccacacaccccataCAACCACACCCCCCACATGTAtactacacactcacacacagcacacataccTGCACACATCACCCATGTGCACACactacacaaacacaccacataaAACACAGCTATTATGCACAAATCAGTGCTGTTCATAGAGATTCATATTCTGCTTTCAACACTGGAGCCAGATCTTGGAGGCTGTTTTGTCTCCCTGGTGAAGTGCAGTTCAGCAGTTTAGCAGACAGTGAGCATCACAAGACCAGGCATCAGAAACTGGGGGAACAACAAGACGTTGGGGACCAAGTGCAGGAGAGAAGAGGCTTCAGGGTGATGGAACCGCTTATAAGAAGCCACAGCAGTGGGCGGGCTGGGTGCAAGGACGCAGGTTACTAAAAGGGGCCATGACAGCAGCTCTTGTGAAGAACCAAGGGGTCTGGGCAGAAAAGGCCCTGGCTGCCCCTAGAGGAGCTGGGCAGCAGTCCCAGTGAGAGAGCAGGGAAGAGCCCGCGTCTGAATCAGGGACACGTGGGTCCCAGGCCCTGCTCTGCTGCTGAAACAGCTTTCCAGCCTCAGCTTCACATAAGGATCAAAAGTCTCCATATCTCATGGAGCCTCTTTCCCTGGatttggggaaggggaggggatagTTGCAGACATGGGGCGGAAGCAGATGCAAAGGCCGTGAGGTGGGTGAGTGCCTGCCAGAAGCACCTGTGCAGAGCAGAGTGATGGAGGGAGCGGAGTAGGACACCTGCATGGAGCAGGGAGGTAGCCGCATCTTATCAGACCTCCAGGGCCATTGGAATGGCTTAGACTTTTATTCTCCAGAATGGGGACCTCCTGGAGTCTTCGGAACAGAGGAGTGTCATGAACTGACTTAGGTTTACCCAGCCTCCCTCTTTCTGCTGGGTGGAGAATGGAGCGAGAGGAACAGTGACGGGCGGGCACAGGGAGACCCCCAGCAGTCAGGTGGGAGTGAAGCGGGGGCTTGGAAGCAGCAGAGGTGGTGACGTGGGGTTGGGTTTTGAAGGTTTTCTGCAGCTCAAGCCAGTAGGATTTCTTGAGGAACACAACATGGGAGAGAAAGGGAGTATTCAAGGACAACACCAATCAGCTAGGCCGGCAGAAACGAGCCGCCACAGGTATAAGTAGGGGagatgggagtggggagagaaggCTGGGAGAAGGGAGCAGGAGCCATGATTTTGATTTTGTCATCTGTGAAGTATAAAAATGAGCGGCCCTCCAGGGTGGTATCGGTTCTGCAGGTCGCATGTGTTGGTGGAAGCTGGAGGCTCAGTCTAAGAGTCCCTGCATCATGGGACTGATCCCCCCTGCTCTGTAATGGCCATGAGGGAATGCTGGGGGCTGTGGTTTCACACTAGAGCCTTGAGGGCCTCGGGGCCAAGGTAGCCGAGGATGGTCTTCAGTACCTGTCTCCCTCCTGCTCCCAACCCCGACCCTGAGGGTCCAGAGTCCCTGGGTTCCCAGCCTACCTCTGCCACTCACAAGCTGTGTGGTATGGGCAGCTACTGAGCAATCCTGCCTCTGTTTCCCTTGTTGCAAATGAGGGTGTTGATTGTGATCACACCACCTACTGTTGGGGTGCTGTGGGGAAATGAGGCATCCCAGATAAGCTGTGTTCCCTGGGACCTTAGATGGGTGGATCTGTGGGAAGCAATGACGTCAGTCAGGTGCAGAGGCAGTGCTCAGCGGCAGTGCTCAGCCCACCCTGGCCCTTCGCATCTTTTGTTTGGAATATAGGGCTTTGCAACTGAAAGGTATGAGAAAGGTCTCAGGCTACCTTCCTTATTATTGAAATGAGGACCTTAAAGCTCAGATGGGGAAGCAGAGATGGGCAGAGGATAAGGAAGAGCTTCCATTGCTCTCACAGCTGAAGCAAGGAACAGCCGTTCCCACAGGGCTGTGAGAGGACGTCCCTGCAGGTGTTCAAGCAGAAACAGGGAACAATGGGGGTGGGGTTTGGACTCCCAAGTCCCTTCTGAATCCGTGGTTGAGAGACTCCGTGGCCAGGTCACCTGGAGTGTGACTCAAGAGCATGATCACCTTCCCTAGCCCAGGACGTGGAGGGACAGACATGGTGGGTTCCTGGCTTACACAGACCCTGGGTTTCCTCTCCCCAGATTTTCTGACCTGTCATCGGGGGACCACCTTGAAGAAGCAGGAAAACTTGAGTAAAGAACCCACTGAATGGACCACATTTAATACTGAGACGTGCGAGGCGGGGCAGGTGTGTCAGGAGACGCTGCTGCTCGTAGATGTAGGTGTGTGGACTGAGGTAGAAGACGAATACCTGTCCCAAGTCCCTGGCAGCTCCCTCCAGCCCACTGGATTCTTTCCCCTGAATTTCCTGCTCAGCTCCCTTCACATCTGCAATTTTCAATCCAACTCTTCTCTCTGCATCTTGGGTTCCCCTTATGAAAACTGGGGGTGAAGCAGTGGGAATGACAGTGTCTGCCTTTCTGGGTAGGGGTGACCATGTATGCAGTAATCCCTGCCCAGGGTGGAGAACCGTGCCAACACCGAGGAATCTCAGTGGCTTCATACATTCTGGAAACGTTTACCCAGCATTTGTTTTAGGCGCTGCAGATCCAATCCCATCTGTATTCCTGCAGCTTTATATGCCTTGagaaacaggaaacaaacaaacaaaaagcagcaaAGTATGGGGAATGGAGATCCCAGCTCTGGAGAGAAATCTGGCAAGGAAAAGGAGATACGAAAAGTGAGGGGAAGGCTGCAATTTTAAGCTCAGTGCTCAGGGGAGACTCgtggagaaggtgacatttgagcgaGAACCGGGAGGAGGCAGAGCTTCGGGGAGGACTCAGGCCCCAGCCTCCATCTTTGCCCCACACTAAACATGACCCATGCAGTTGTGATCAGAGGATTCACCCTCTGCCTGGGGGGTATTGTGGAGGGCAGGGACTCCAGCTCTGGAGCCCCTGCTGCCCTGGAAGCTGCCCAGTCCCCAGCCCAGCTTTCCCTCTCACCCTCAGGACTCACATCAACCCTGGTGGGGACCAAAAGCTGCAGCGCTGTTGGGGCTCAAAATTCCCAGAAGACCACCATCCACTCAGCCCCTCCTGGGGTGCTTGTGGCCTCCTATACCCACTTCTGCTCCTCGGACCTGTGCAATAGTGCCAGCAGCAGCAGCGTCCTGCTGAACTCCCTTCCTCCTCAAGGTATGGGATCCAGGGCCGTGAAGAAATGAGGCCCAGACACACAGAGACTCTGGTCCAAGGTGGGCGGCTGCTCTGAGCACAAAGTCATGTACCCCCACCTTTCCTCTGCTCCCCAGCTGCCCCTGTCCCAGGAGACCGGCAGTGTCCTGCCTGTGTGCAGCCCCTTGGAACCTGCTCAAGTGGCTCCCCCCGAATGACCTGCTCCAGGGGTGCCACTCACTGTTATGATGGGTACATTCATCTCTCAGGAGGTGAGTGCTGCAAGCAGGGCCCCAAGGATGAAGGCGCTGGTGGGCCTGGGCTCCTGGGACTGAGGGAGGAGGAAGCTGGGGCTCTGGGCTCTTGGGTTTCAGGGAgaaggggctgggcctggactcctggtctgaaggaggaggggctgggggcctgggctcctgggtctgagggaggaggggtgggggcctggactcctagGTCTAAGGGAGGAGGGCCTAGGGGTCTAGGCTCCTGGATCTGAGGGAGAGAGGACTGGGAGCCTGGACTCGTGGGTCTGAGGGAGAAGGGACTGGGGGcgtggactcctgggtctgagggaggaggagctgggggccTGGCCtcttgggtctgagggaggaggggctgggggtctggactcttgggtctgaggcaggagaggctggGGGTCTGGGCTCCTGGgtttgagggaggaggggctggaggcctggactcctgggtttACAAATTTGGCTGGGCTGTACTCTGTGTCCTTTCTGACTTAGTCTTCTCCCTCTAGTTGGGCTGACCACCACAATGAGCATTCAGGGCTGTGTGGCCCAACCTTCCAGCTCCTTGTTGAACCACACCAGACAAATCGGGATCTTCTCTGTGCGTGAGAAGGGTGATGAGGagcctcctgcctctcagcctgagggagatggggctgggggcctggagtcTCTCACGTGGTGGATAGGGCTAACACTGGCCCTGGCACTGTGGTGGGGGGCGGTTTGCCCTTCCTGCTAACTGTGGGTGGCAAGCCATccaggtgccaaggcaagagaccAAGTGCACAAGCTGtcccagtataataaaatatataaaacaacaagagTTATACTAGATCTTGATCATAGatgtgattatatatgaatatcattaatcattagttggtagcaattactctttattccaatattataataatcctcactctataatcataacctaggaaaagccaggccatacagagataggagctggggagacatagtgagaagtgaccagaagacaagagtgcgagccttctgttatgccctgACAGGgtcaccagagggctccttggtctagcggttaacgccagcgtctgggaagacgcccgGTGCCAAGCGGACCGTGGTCTAGCGGTAGCGtcagtgtcaaggaaaaacacctgttacttagcagaccgggaaagggaCTCTGCCTTTCCCccggggagtttagagaagactctgctcctccacctcttgtggagttACTCCACCCGCAattatccggaggcctaaccatctccctgtgatgctgtgcttcagtggtcacactcctagtccgctttcatgttccatcctgtacacctggctctgccttttagataacagtagcaaaattagtgaaagtactaaaaatctctgatatgcagaaataagggcgtaagctgtctctctctctctccctctctctctctctgcctcggctgccaggcagggaagggccccctgtccagtggacacatgacccacgtgaccttacctatcattggagatgactcacactctttaccctgccacttttgctttgtatccaataaataacagcgcagccagacatttggggccactaccggtctccgcgacttggtggtagtggtccaccgggcccagctgtcttttcttttatctctttgtcttgtgtctttatttctacactctctcctctccacacatggggagaaacccactgaccctgtggggctggaccctacagCTAACACCATTACCCCCACAACTCTTCACCCTTGCTGACCACCATGCTCAACTGTCCTTTGACCTTGTAACCTAATGGCCTTGGACACCAGATTCTTTTCCCATCCTGTCCATGAATCATCTTCCCCATACACAATCATTCATATCTACTCACCTAATAGTGACACTGGGGAGAGCCTGGAGCAGCCGCACTTG is a genomic window containing:
- the CD177 gene encoding CD177 antigen, with protein sequence MSPVLLLALLGVTFPLPGVQALFCQWGTIQNVWNVSDLPLQWTPKNTSCDSGLGCQDTLILIESGPQVSVVLSKGCTKAKDQEPRVTEHRMGPGLSVISYTFVCRQKDFCNNLVTSAPLWAPQPPADPGSLKCPVCLSMKGCLVGKTEEICPKGTTHCYNGLLRLRGGGIFSNLRVQGCMPQPDCNLLNGTQEIGPVGMTENCNTKDFLTCHRGTTLKKQENLSKEPTEWTTFNTETCEAGQVCQETLLLVDVGLTSTLVGTKSCSAVGAQNSQKTTIHSAPPGVLVASYTHFCSSDLCNSASSSSVLLNSLPPQAAPVPGDRQCPACVQPLGTCSSGSPRMTCSRGATHCYDGYIHLSGVGLTTTMSIQGCVAQPSSSLLNHTRQIGIFSVREKGDEEPPASQPEGDGAGGLESLTWWIGLTLALALWWGAVCPSC